A genomic region of Candidatus Tanganyikabacteria bacterium contains the following coding sequences:
- a CDS encoding cupin domain-containing protein: MWQLIGTAIGFGLGMAAYKQAVVSRERAEFSHGDQFHNGRARVYEGDISGNTVVKRAEQMARVAYSPAHPNPDFEGPDGGLGTTYVRWLFSEEPETAEGLLRSGITLIHDTTLPAGAAVGVHGHVTEEILYILEGTAQLKILRGDREVEVVLRRGDAQLTRTGEAHSIHNPGPGDLRLMVIGAVPRRA; this comes from the coding sequence ATGTGGCAGTTGATCGGCACGGCAATCGGCTTCGGACTCGGCATGGCGGCCTACAAGCAGGCGGTGGTGTCGCGCGAGCGCGCGGAGTTCAGCCACGGCGACCAGTTCCACAACGGCCGGGCGCGCGTGTACGAGGGTGATATCTCGGGAAACACGGTCGTCAAGCGCGCCGAGCAGATGGCGCGCGTGGCGTACAGCCCGGCGCATCCGAATCCCGATTTCGAGGGCCCCGACGGCGGGCTGGGCACGACCTACGTCCGCTGGCTGTTCAGCGAAGAGCCCGAGACGGCCGAGGGCCTGCTGCGGAGCGGCATCACGCTGATTCACGACACCACCCTGCCGGCGGGCGCGGCGGTGGGGGTCCACGGCCACGTGACCGAGGAAATCCTCTACATCCTGGAGGGCACGGCGCAACTGAAGATCCTGCGCGGCGATCGCGAGGTCGAGGTGGTGCTGCGGCGCGGCGACGCGCAACTCACGCGCACCGGCGAGGCCCATTCGATCCACAACCCCGGCCCGGGCGACCTGCGCCTGATGGTCATCGGAGCCGTGCCCCGCCGCGCTTGA
- a CDS encoding alkaline phosphatase D family protein, whose amino-acid sequence MLAALVAATLQSAAVPAPPRVAPEGDALRLAATAAFPNGVAAGDVSQDSAVLWARFSGTGNVRFEYGTDPAFHSAASTPPVPVADSAQPAKAGITGLRPGTQYYYRAVSPGGAYSAGSFRTPAAPGERTGRLRFGVSGDWDTGLAPFPAVRNVASRDLDCFVALGDAVYADHATPALPRVAVTLEEYRTKHLESLIPYQGLNVWPAIRASTPFYAMIDDHEVVDDFAGGAPAASDPRFSAGSGEVNETPRYRAGVQAFHEYMPIRHEVWPAAAGPRMSGKPRLYRHRTFGGDAAFMLLDARSFRDAKVNRVLTRDLWAAGTFLFSAAWPGRSLLGRPQLRQLEDDLLAAERAGITWKFVFVPQPIQAFGVLAADDRFEGYAAERTELLSFIHENRLTNVVFVTADFHGQVVNNLTYSWWPLTPANHPATWEIITGPVAVDSVLGPSIARIGARAGFIPPDAMAEYSRSDRAGKDRIIRAFIDRQIKAQYLDPVGLDGSPVPATLESGEYVAVHYFGWTEFEIAGPDLVVTTWGIDAYNREDLAANPGRIAALEPQIVTRFRVRAAGN is encoded by the coding sequence ATGTTAGCCGCCCTCGTCGCCGCCACCCTCCAGTCCGCCGCCGTGCCGGCGCCTCCCCGGGTCGCCCCCGAGGGCGACGCCTTGCGCCTGGCCGCGACCGCGGCATTCCCCAACGGGGTGGCCGCCGGGGACGTGTCGCAGGACTCGGCGGTGCTTTGGGCGCGCTTTTCGGGCACCGGCAACGTGCGCTTCGAGTACGGCACGGATCCGGCTTTTCACAGCGCCGCCAGCACGCCCCCCGTGCCGGTCGCGGACTCCGCCCAGCCGGCAAAGGCCGGGATCACCGGCCTCCGGCCGGGCACGCAATACTACTACCGGGCCGTTTCCCCTGGCGGCGCCTACTCCGCCGGCAGCTTCCGCACGCCGGCGGCTCCCGGCGAACGCACGGGCCGCCTGCGATTCGGGGTGTCCGGCGACTGGGATACCGGGCTGGCACCGTTTCCAGCCGTGCGAAACGTCGCCTCGCGGGACCTGGATTGCTTCGTCGCCCTTGGCGACGCCGTGTACGCCGATCACGCGACCCCGGCCCTGCCGCGCGTGGCCGTCACCCTCGAGGAGTACCGCACCAAGCACCTCGAGAGCCTGATCCCGTACCAGGGCCTGAACGTCTGGCCCGCGATCCGCGCCAGCACACCGTTCTACGCCATGATCGACGATCACGAGGTCGTGGACGATTTCGCGGGCGGCGCGCCCGCGGCCTCCGATCCCCGCTTCTCGGCCGGCAGCGGCGAGGTCAACGAAACGCCGCGCTACCGGGCGGGCGTGCAGGCGTTCCACGAGTACATGCCCATCCGCCACGAGGTCTGGCCGGCCGCCGCGGGCCCCCGCATGAGCGGCAAGCCCCGGCTGTACCGCCATCGCACGTTCGGCGGCGACGCGGCCTTCATGCTCCTGGACGCCCGCAGCTTCCGCGACGCGAAGGTCAACCGGGTCCTGACGCGGGACCTGTGGGCGGCCGGGACCTTCCTGTTCAGCGCGGCCTGGCCCGGCCGCAGCCTGCTGGGGCGCCCGCAACTGCGGCAACTCGAGGACGATCTGCTGGCCGCCGAGCGCGCCGGCATCACGTGGAAGTTCGTGTTCGTGCCGCAGCCCATCCAGGCCTTCGGCGTGCTCGCCGCCGACGATCGCTTCGAGGGATACGCCGCCGAACGGACGGAATTGCTGAGCTTCATCCACGAGAATCGGCTGACGAACGTGGTGTTCGTGACCGCCGATTTCCACGGGCAGGTCGTCAACAACCTCACGTACAGCTGGTGGCCCCTCACGCCGGCCAACCACCCGGCCACGTGGGAGATCATCACGGGCCCCGTGGCCGTTGACTCGGTGCTCGGGCCGTCCATCGCCCGCATCGGCGCCCGCGCCGGGTTCATCCCACCGGACGCCATGGCCGAGTACTCCCGTAGCGACCGCGCCGGCAAGGACCGCATCATCCGCGCGTTCATCGACCGCCAGATCAAGGCCCAGTACCTCGATCCGGTAGGCCTCGACGGGTCGCCGGTTCCGGCCACGCTGGAGAGCGGGGAGTACGTCGCCGTGCACTACTTCGGCTGGACCGAGTTCGAGATCGCGGGACCCGACCTGGTGGTGACGACCTGGGGAATCGATGCCTACAACCGGGAGGATCTCGCGGCGAATCCCGGGCGAATCGCCGCCCTGGAACCGCAGATCGTCACGCGCTTCCGGGTACGGGCGGCCGGGAACTAG